Part of the Woronichinia naegeliana WA131 genome, AAAGAGAAAAAAGAAGATTAAGACAATGAATAAAAGCACAAAAACAATTGCTAAGGGCGAACCTCGTTGACCACTAAATCCCGCAAATAAACCAACCATTCCCATTACTAAAACAGTAATAATCACGCCACCAAAAACCATTAAGCCAATTAAAAGACCCGTTAATAAAAAACTCCACAGTCTAGGCTTAACTCGCAGCCGAGCTTCAGGAATACTTTCGGGTTGTTCCAAAACTTCATAAAAGGCTAAACGACTTAATAATCCTTGAATGGCTAAACATTTCGCCCAACCATAAACGGGAACCAGAACCCATAAATAACTTCTGAGAGCTTCTAGATAATAGGGTTGAAAATGATCTCGATAGATTCGTAACCCTGCACTCACTACATTTCCAACGCTTAGCGATTCCCCCGTTGCCCGAAAATCATTATCTTTAGACATTCCTAAATCCTCATCAAAACTTTCCCGTTATCTTAGTTATCTTAAACGACTTTTTCCTCCCTATTGCCTTAATTTTTCCTTAACTTTTATGAACATTCAACGTTGGATTGCTCGCCGCGAGTCGGATTGGAAACAGCTTGAACAGTTATTAGATCAGGCGGAGAAAAAAAGTCTGAAATCGCTATCGGGGTAGCAGATACAGCAATTGGCCAGTCTTTATCGATCGCTGTCGGCGGATCTGGCCAGGGGCAAAACCTTTCAAGTCGGAACGATTTTACTCCAGAAATTACAAAGTTTAACCGCTAGAGCCTATAACCAAATTTATCAAGGCTCCCGTCATCAGGAATGGCAAGCCGCTTTAGATTTTTATCGCTGGCGATTTCCTACCGTTGTTCAACAAACCTGGCTTTATACCGCGATCGCCATCAGTATTTTTAGCCTCGGAGGACTGATTGCTTGGTGGTACGGTTGGCAAGATCCCAGTTTTCTCGCCTTAGTCGTGCCGGCAGATTTGATTCATAAAGTGCGCGATCAGAAGCAATTGTGGATGGGGTCAATTTTAGGGATGGAACCCCTGGCCTCTAGCGGCATTATGATCAATAACCTATCCGTTACGTTTCGGATGGTTGGTGGCGCAATCACCGCCGGACTTTTTACCCTTTATGCTCTCTTTTTCAATGGTTTACTTATGGGGGCGATCGCTATTGGTGTCAACTTAAGTCAAAAGCCTTACTAACTAAATAAGGATCGTAGGATGGATTATGCGATGCTAACCAATCATCAATCAACGATTAATCAAGCGTTATAGTTTCTAATCCTCCGAAATAGGAACTGGTATCGTCTGATCAAAGTTGGAAAAAGTTATGGTGTAAGGCTTTGAGAAAATAGAAAAATAGTTTAAGACTAGACATCGGCCCGTTTTTATTATATTATTATTGTCATTATATCAAAGAAGAAGGAAACAGAAAACAATGTCAATATTAAAGAAAAGCTCTATGGAAATCCTGAATGATGTTGGCTTTTGCCAAGAGAAAGAGGATGCGGAACTGGTATCGTCTGATCAAAGTTGGAAAAAGTTATGGTGTAAGGCTTTGAGAAAATAGAAAAATAGTTTAAGACTAGACATCGGCCCGTTATTATTATACTATCATTATTGTCATTATATCAAAGAAGAAGGAAACAGAAAACAATGTCAATATTAAAGAAAAGCTCTATGGAAATCCTGAATGATGTTGGCTTGTGCCAAGAGAAAGAGGATGCCTTATTCAAGAAAAACTGTCCTCATTGCTATAGTGAAAGCGTAAAAATACATTCTCATTATCAAACGAAAGGTAACGGGGAACGTAAAATGTTCATTTGTCAAGAATGTACTTCTTGTTTTACTGAGACTTATGGTAGCGTAATCGCTGGCTTAGAAACCCCATTAAGTGAAATTGTAAAAGTATTAAAAACCAGAATGGAAGGAATAGGATTAAATGCAGCAGCCCGAGTATTTGGCTACGCGAAAACAACAATATTGAATTGGGAAAAGAAATTATCAGGATTACAAGAGGCATTATTTTTATACGCCTTAGTGAATGAATTTGTTAAATTAGTAATAGAAGGGGATGAACTATACACAAAAGTTGGAAAAAATGAAGAAGCAAGTGCCTCTGAGGGGTGGACAATCGTGCTCATGGACAGGGCTAGCCGCTTTATTTGGCATTTAAAATGTGGTCGAAAAGAGCAGAAATTATTTCTAGAGGCAATGATGACAATAGCGGAATTATTTGAAAGGAGTGCAGAATGTCTCCAGCTATTTACAGATGGGGAAAAGCGATATAGTCAATTGCTATTTAATATTTGTCACGAAGTATTAAGGACTGGAAAGCGAGGTCGTCCCACCAAAGTATTACCGAAGGGTCTTGTGGTAAGACTAAAAAATAAGAGTAGTAAACGTCGAGATTCTGCGGGTAAACTAAAGAAAGTAGAAACTCCGAAACCAGAACATCCTGAGACAACAGAAAAACCAGAAGAAAAGGATATCCATGCCAACCACGTTGAGGCATTTAATAGTGCTATCCGACGCTATTTAGCCGCCTTTCGTCGTCGTACAAATACTTATGCTAAATCTGTTGTGGGATTACAGCGAGTCCTAGATATTTTCTGGATGGTTCATAACTTTGTTCGCAGCCATTTTACTACTAGAGAAGTTCCTGCTGTAGCTCTCGGTATAATTGAAAAAGGGTTAACTTGGGAGGACTTACTCCAAATTCGCCTGATGTCTTGAACCTCTCGTATTGCAACGTTTGTAGCTTCTAGCTAGACGATACCAGTGCCATTTACTCTTTCTTACTATGTTTATCTGACGAAGATTCAATACAATTTTACTTGAAATATTTTGATGATTCTCATCTTGGCAAGCTTGCTGAAGGTAACATAAATACGAGAATACAAGCAAAAGGAACTGCTTCATTTGAAACCCACATTCCGCAGGTAAGTCAAGAGACAAAGTAGTACCTTTGACATGAAGAGCCAAGAAAGGAAAGAATATGTTGGGAGCATCCATCCGTGTCAACTTAAAGGAATGGGTTCCCAAATTTGTTGATTGAGAGCGGCCTTTTCTCGATGTCGCTTTCTCTCAGCTTTGACCAAACCAAATAACTTATACTGAACACGGTCACAAGTTGCGAATTTTAAAAATAAGAGATAATATAGTGGCACTGGTATCGTCTAGCTAGAAGCTACAAACGTTGCAATACGAGAGGTTCAAGAAATCAGGCGAATTTGGAGTAAGTCCTCCCAAGTTAACCCTTTTTCAATTATACCGAGAGCTACAGCAGGAACTTCTCTAGTCGTAAAATGGCTGCGAACAAAGTTATGAACCATCCAGAAAATATCTAGGACTCGCTGTAATCCCACAACCGATTTAGCATAAGTATTTGTACGACGACGAAAGGCGGCTAAATAGCGTCGGATAGCACTATTAAATGCCTCAACGTGGTTGGCATGGATGTCCTTTTCTTCTGGTTTTTCTGTTGTCTCTGGATGTTCTGGTTTCGGAGTTTCTACTTTCTTTAGTTTACCCTCAGAATCTCGACGTTTACTACTCTTATTTTTTAGTCTTACCACAAGACCCTTCGGTAATACTTTGGTGGGACGACCTCGCTTTCCAGTCCTTAATACTTCGTGACAAATATTAAATAGCAGTTGACTATATCGCTTTTCTCCATCTGTAAATAACTGGAGAGATTCTGCACTCCTTTCAAATAATTCCGTTACCGTCATCATTGCTTCTAGAAATAATTTCTGCTCTTTTCGACCACATTTTAAATGCCAAATAAAGCGGCTAGCCCTGTCCATGAGCACGATTGTCCACCCCTCAGAGGCACTTGCTTCTTTATTTTTTCCAACTTTTGTGTATAGTTCATCCCCTTCTATTACTAATTTAACAAATTCATTCACTAACTGGACAGTGGGAAGTTTATGGATGCCAGATAAGGTAATGACTATGCGACGAAAGTAAGCATATCAGGGCTTGGGGAAGAGGCAAGTTTAGCGGTAAGGAATTTAGGCAAAAGCAGACTGGGTGGACTTTGAGGAAAAATCATTTGGGCTTGATGTTGAAGGGCTAGTTGAGCAATCCGTTCACTAGGGTAGCCATGGGATGGTAATCATTGGTGTCAACTTAAGCCAAAATGCCTACTCACAAAAGATTAGCCTAAAAGCAGGCGGAAGTAAGAGTAGGCTGAAAAAAAGGTTAGTATATAAAAAAGTGAGCAAAAAACAAATGGCAAGACAACATCCTCGGAGAAAAGGAAACCCAGACTTACGTCGTAAGACAAATCAGCCAGGGGTAGAAATCCCTGAAATAACAAAAGAGTTGTTTGAATTACTAGAACCCACAATGTTTACACCATTAAAATATTTACAGGGAACTCATGAGAAAATGATGAGAGATAGGGTGTTAAATTTACCAGTAATGGTGGCATTAGTGTTAAGTATAGTGTATCGTCAAATAGCGGGTATAAGTGAAGCGGTAAGACTGTTAGAGGAAGAGGGATTGCTATGGGTAGCATCATTAAAAGTAAGCAAACAGGCAGTATCAAAAAGAATGATGAATGTGCCAGCCGAAATATTTGCAATATTACTAAAGGTAGTGTTAGAAAAAGCAGCCGAAAAAGGGAAGAAGCTCCAAGTAGGAGAAAAATGGGAAAAAATAAGAGAAAAGTTTAGTGCAGTGTGGATAGCAGATGGCTCAACGCTAGAGCAGATAAGGAAAAATATGAAAATAAGTAAAGAAGAAAAGAGTAAATTGGGGGGTAAAATAATGATGGTAGTGGAAGCCTTTACCCAAAGACCCGTTACTTTATGGTACACAGAAAATGATAAAATATGGTGTGAAGAATTGGCAGCTAAATTACCAGAAAATGGTTTAATTCTCGTAGATATGGGATTTTTTAGCTTTGTGTGGTTTGATTTGTTAACAGAAGCTAAAAAGTTTTTTCTAACCAGATTTAGAGCGGGTACATCTTACAAAACCAAACAAGTATTGTCTCAAGGTAGTCATTACAGAGATGAGATTATCATTATGGGAAATTACCGTTCTAATCCTTGCAAGCATCCGGTGAGATTAGTCTCAGTATTATGGGGAACAATCTGGTATCAGTATTTAACAAATGTGTTGTCTCCCGAACAACTGTCCGCCGAAGAGGTCTGTGATTTATATCGAAGACGATGGACAATCGAAGAAGCCTTTTTATTAACGAAAAGACTTTTAGGACTAGCCTATTTATGGGTAGGGAATAAGAATGGTGTCCAAATCCAGATTATTTGCACTTTGATTTTCTATACGGTCTTAAATCAATTGGTAGGGGAAGTGGCGATTGCTCTAAATCAACCGAAAGAAAAAATCTCAGTAGAGATGGTGTTTCGGAGTCTATACTATGTAGCGAAGGCTATTGCTAGAGGAGAAAAGCCTGATACAGTAACCTATCTGGCTGAACGTGCTAAGTTATTTGGTTTGGTCAAAGCTGAGAGAAAGCGACATCGAGAAAAGGCCGCTCTCAATCAACAAATTTGGGAACCCATTCCTTTAAGTTGACACGGATGGATGGTAATGTCCGAAACCATCGAGGAAAATTAGCCCAAATCCCCTGGGGTAACTCTAAGGCGAGAATTTGAAGTAGCCCTAAAGCAATGGCATTAAGGTTAACAAAACGCTCAAAGGCTTCTACCTTGTTTAAAATCTGAGTCTGAACAGCTTGTGGATAGTCACTGAGGATAAGATTGCTGGGCCAGGTAGGTAAAGTAGGAAGACTCTTAAGCCAAAAACGATAGGCAAAGCTGCCCAAAAGATGGACTAATTGACGAAAAGTGACTTCAATCTTAAATCGGAGACCGTAAGCGGCAATAATCTCAGGTCCAGTCAAACAGAGATCAGTAGAAAGCAGAATCAGTCGTCGTCCGTTAGGCAATTGGGTCAGAACAAACTTGACGAGCTGATGGGGACTATCCCAGTGGAACTCAAAGCACTGATAAGAAACCGTGACTTGTTGACCATAGAGCCAGACTTTAGCTGTCGGAAAGTCCGCCGCCAGAGCGAACAGCTTTTCTAGTTTTATCGGGTGTGACCTTTAGTTGATGAAGGAAAAGACAAGTGTTAACATGAGATGAAAAGTGACAAAGAGGAAACAATGATGACAGCAAAACTAATTAATGTAGAGGGTTCAAAGATAAAAATAGAACTAACATTAGAACTCAGTCGTTCAATGTTGGATACAGAAATAAATATTCAAAAAGGCTTAAACGAAGTAGGTTGCATCGCCAGCAAAGAAGCCTTGAAATATTTAGATACAGATGGTTCACCCTTAAAAATCGGTGAAGAAATCTGGAAGAGTAAGGGAGAGCAACCGAAAGAATATCAAACACCTTATGGTGAGGTTATAGTGAATCGTCATGTATATCAGCGTTCAGTAGGAGGAAAAACGTATTGCCCCTTAGAAAGAGAAGCAAGGATAATCATAACATCAACGCCATTATTGGCAAAACAGGTATCCTCAAAAATGTCAGGGATGGCAGGCAAAGAGGCGAAAAATGATTTATTAGAAAATCATGGTAGAAAAGTAGCGCTATCCTATATCCAAAGATTGAGTGAAGCAGTAGGAAGTGTGGTACAGGCAAAAGAAGAAGCGTGGAGTTATGCCCCGCCCAAGGAGGATAGCCAAATTGCAACAGTGGGAATAGGATTAGATGGAACCTGTATGCTGATGTGTGAGGATGGCTACCGTGAAGCAATGGTGGGAACCGTTTCCCTATACGATAGTGAAGGCGAACGTCAACCTACAATCTATCTAGGTGCGGCACCAGAGTATGGAAAAAAGAGTTTTCTAGAAAGATTAGAAAGAGAAATTGAGCGAGCGAAAAACCGTTATCCAGAGGCAACATTGGTCGGGATAGCAGACGGGGCAGAATCAAATTGGAAGTTTTTAGAAAAGCAAACGGAAGAACAGATATTAGATTTCTATCATGCCTCTGGTTACTTAGGTGCCTTGGCAGAAGCGTTGCATCCGAATACCGTGTCAAAACAAAAAGAATGGTTGACTGAAAATTGTCGAGAACTCAAGCATGAAAAAGGAAAAGCAGGAGAACTGCTAAATCTGATGAAAGAAGTCAAAGAAGAAAAAAGTCATTCTAAGAATCTTACCGAGAAACTACTAGCGGCGATTACTTATTACGAGAATCATCAGCATCAAATGGATTATGCTGAATACATAGAGAAAAAGTATCCGATTGGTTCAGGTGTTATGGAAGCAGCTTGTAAGACGTTGGTCAAACAACGATTATGTTGTTCAGGGATGCGATGGAAGGAAAAAGGAGCAGGAATTATTTTGAGCCTACGAGCTTTGGTATTGACCAAGGAACGATGGAGTCAATTTTGGGCAAAACTTGATCAATATGGGTTCCCTGTAGAACCCTGATTACAACAGCTTTTATCAACTAAAGGTCGCACCCGTTTTATCGAACTCCCCCAAATCCGTGGTCGTCCTCTCCCCGTCAGCGTCGGCACGGAACAAAAGGGGGCATAGGCGACGGTGGAGCAACGCACTCTTGTGATTAGATGCAAGGCGTTCTGGCGAAAACTTTTGAGCACTGGTTCGCAAGCAAAATAAGCATCCAAAATTACATAACTCCCTGCCTCTGCGTAAGTAACACAAAGGTCAGCCATTTTTGTCACCAGGCTCGTCTTCACCTTTTTTTTGCCTTTTCCCTCCCCCTTCTCGGTTGCTTTGGACTTGATGCCATCGTCTAGCCGCAACACTAAGGGCAAGGCAAAGCAGGCTTTCCCTACTCCCACCAAAATACTCAAGGCATTGAAGTAATGACCCCTTATCCACTCTGGCTTGGACACATCTTCCGATTCTTGGTGTAGTCGTTTTACACCTGGCATCTTGCGTCCTTCTTTCCCCACTTTGATGCCATCACCCACATACACCCGTTTCCCTTTAATTCTGTATAGACTTTCATGCTGACTTAGCCACTTTGACCATTGTAAAGTTAGTCCTTCGACGCTAAACGCCTTGGAATCAAACCAATGTAGAGCCTGATTGTAGTAGCTCTCTGTTCAGCCAATGGCATTGACATAGCTAGTTATTGCGCTGGGTTGGCTGTTGAGCACTACTCCCCAGACTAACAGGATAAACCATTGGAACGTTGCTTCTCGGCTAAAGGCTGGACGGAGATTATTGAGGATTTGCTCTAGTCGCTGACATAGTTGCATAATTGATAGATAGCACTGGCTATCGATTTTCTTATATCAGCCAGTTTCGGACATAACGGCACTCTTTTGTATCGGATGTCCGATTTTCTTTTCTCCACTTACACGCCTCGAGAACTTCCCACTGTCCAGTCACTAAGGCGTATAAAAATAATGTCTCTTGTAATCCTGATAATTTCTTTTCCCAATTCAATATTGTTGTTTTCGCGTAGCCGAATACTCGGGCTGCTGCATTTAATCCTATTCCTTCCATTCTGGCTTTTAATACTTTTACAATTTCACTTAATGGGGTTTCTAAGCCAGCGATTACGCTACCATAAGTCTCAGCAAAACAAGAACTACATTCTTGACAAATGAACATTTTACGTTCCCCGTTACCTTTCGTTTGATAATGAGAATGTATTTTTACGTTTTCACTATAGCAATGAGGACAGTTTTTCTGAAATAAGGCTTCCTCTTTCTCTTGGGGTAAGCCAATATCACTTAGGAGGTCAATTGAGCTTTTATTCTATGTTGACATTGCTTTCTGTTTTCGCTTTCTTTAATATAATGACAATAATAATAGTATAACAAAAACGGGAATATGTCCAGTCGTAAGTTATTTTCTATTTTCTCAAACTCTTACACCATAACTTTTTCTAGCTTTGATCACACGATACCAGTACCAATATAGTAAAAATAGAAAAAGTAGTCAAGAGGCTGAGAAATGATTAAGTTAGAATTTACGGAAGAAGACAAAAGACTGTTGTCTTACGGTCGGTTTAATCACCCGCATCCTAGAGTACAGCTAAAGATGGAAGTTTTATGGTTAAAAAGTCAGGGATTATCTCATCAAAAAATTGCTCAATTCGCAGGAGTTTCAGTAAATACGGTGACAAGCTATATCCGTGATTATCAAGAGGGCGGGATAGAAAAACTAAAAGAAATAAAATTTAATCGCCCGAAAAGCGAGTTAACAGAGCATCAAGGGACAATTGAGGCATATTTTGAGTCAAATCCACCAGCAAGAATAAATGAAGCAGTAAAAAGAATAGAAGAATTAACGGGAATAAAAAGAAGTCCAACGCAAGTCAGAAAATTTTTAAAGTCAATAGGAATGAGGTGTCTAAAGGTGGGAACAATTCCATCAAAAGCAGATGTAGAAGCTCAGGATAGCTATAGGAAAAAAGAGCTAGAACCAAGGCTAGAAGAGGCAAAAGCAGGAAAAAGGGCAGTTTTCTTTGTAGATGCCTCTCATTTTGTAATGGGAGCATTTGTAAATTTTATATGGTGCTTCAAGAGGATTTTTATTAAGTCACCATCAGGGAGAAAACGTTTTAATGTGTTAGGAGCATTAAATGCAATTACCCATGAAGTAATTATGGTAACGAACAGTTCTTATATTACGGGAACTCAGGTTTGTGAACTCCTAGAAAAGATAGCAGAATTAGGACTATTAATACCGATTACGTTGGTATTAGACAATGCTCGTTATCAAAAATGCCGAATTGTGCAGGAGTTGGCAGAATCATTAGGAATAGAGTTACTGTACTTACCTCCTTATTCTCCTAACTTGAATTTAATTGAAAGACTGTGGAAGTTTGTGAAGAAGAAGTGTTTATACGCAAAATATTATGAAGATTTTACGCAGTTTTCTGCAGCAATTTCAGGATGTCTTGAAGATGCTAACGTAAAATATAAGGAGGAGCTTGATTCTTTGCTCACCTTACGATTTCAACGCTTTGATAAATCTCAGATTATGAACGTTTGAAGTATAGCACGTTCAGCCAGATAGGTTACTGTATCAGGCTTTTCTCCTCTAGCAATAGCCTTCGCTACATAGTATAGACTCCGAAACACCATCTCTACTGAGATTTTTTCTTTCGGTTGATTTAGAGCAATCGCCACTTCCCCTACCAATTGATTTAAGACCGTATAGAAAATCAAAGTGCAAATAATCTGGATTTGGACACCATTCTTATTCCCTACCCATAAATAGGCTAGTCCTAAAAGTCTTTTCGTTAATAAAAAGGCTTCTTCGATTGTCCATCGTCTTCGATATAAATCACAGACCTCTTCGGCGGACAGTTGTTCGGGAGACAACACATTTGTTAAATACTGATACCAGATTGTTCCCCATAATACTGAGACTAATCTCACCGGATGCTTGCAAGGATTAGAACGGTAATTTCCCATAATGATAATCTCATCTCTGTAATGACTACCTTGAGACAATACTTGTTTGGTTTTGTAAGATGTACCCGCTCTAAATCTGGTTAGAAAAAACTTTTTAGCTTCTGTTAACAAATCAAACCACACAAAGCTAAAAAATCCCATATCTACGAGAATTAAACCATTTTCTGGTAATTTAGCTGCCAATTCTTCACACCATATTTTATCATTTGATTTATCATTTTCTGTGTACCATAAAGTAACGGGTCTTTGGGTAAAGGCTTCCACTACCATCATTATTTTACCCCCCAATTTACTCTTTTCTTCTTTACTTATTTTCATATTTTTCCTTATCTGCTCTAGCGTTTAGCCATCTGCTATCCACACTGCACTAAACTTTTCTCTTATTTTTTCCCATTTTTCTCCTACTTGGAGCTTCTTCCCTTTTTCGGCTGCTTTTTCTAACACTTCTTTTAGTAATATTGCAAATATTTCGGCTGGCACATTCATCATTCTTTTTGATACTGCCTGTTTGCTTACTTTTAATGATGCTACCCATAGCAATCCCTCTTCCTCTAACAGTCTTACCGCTTCACTTATACCCGCTATTTGACGGGGTGCGACCTTTAGTTGATAAAAGCTGTTGTAATCAGGGTTCTACAGGGAACCCATATTGATCAAGTTTTGCCCAAAATTGACTCCATCGTTCCTTGGTCAATACCAAAGCTCGTAGGCTCAAAATAATTCCTGCTCCTTTTTCCTTCCATCGCATCCCTGAACAACATAATCGTTGTTTGACCAACGTCTTACAAGCTGCTTCCGTAACACCTGAACCAATCGGATACTTTTTCTCTAAGTATTCAGCATAATCCATTTGATGCTGATGATTCTCGTAATAAGTAATCGCCGCTTGTAGTTTCTCGGTAAGATTCTTAGAATGACTTTTTTCTTCTTTGACTTCTTTCATCAGATTTAGCAGTTCTCCTGCTTTTCC contains:
- a CDS encoding DUF975 domain-containing protein translates to MSKDNDFRATGESLSVGNVVSAGLRIYRDHFQPYYLEALRSYLWVLVPVYGWAKCLAIQGLLSRLAFYEVLEQPESIPEARLRVKPRLWSFLLTGLLIGLMVFGGVIITVLVMGMVGLFAGFSGQRGSPLAIVFVLLFIVLIFFFLFGYIWFYSRVALADLAIAIESVTDPVQAIKRSWQLTQGYVVRLQIIFFVAILITLPTAIIGNLGTLFLGDESPLASLIDLILTVALGALLIPFWQAIKAVIYYDLKSRKEGLGLSLTDEV
- a CDS encoding stage II sporulation protein M, translated to MASLYRSLSADLARGKTFQVGTILLQKLQSLTARAYNQIYQGSRHQEWQAALDFYRWRFPTVVQQTWLYTAIAISIFSLGGLIAWWYGWQDPSFLALVVPADLIHKVRDQKQLWMGSILGMEPLASSGIMINNLSVTFRMVGGAITAGLFTLYALFFNGLLMGAIAIGVNLSQKPY
- a CDS encoding IS1 family transposase translates to MSILKKSSMEILNDVGLCQEKEDALFKKNCPHCYSESVKIHSHYQTKGNGERKMFICQECTSCFTETYGSVIAGLETPLSEIVKVLKTRMEGIGLNAAARVFGYAKTTILNWEKKLSGLQEALFLYALVNEFVKLVIEGDELYTKVGKNEEASASEGWTIVLMDRASRFIWHLKCGRKEQKLFLEAMMTIAELFERSAECLQLFTDGEKRYSQLLFNICHEVLRTGKRGRPTKVLPKGLVVRLKNKSSKRRDSAGKLKKVETPKPEHPETTEKPEEKDIHANHVEAFNSAIRRYLAAFRRRTNTYAKSVVGLQRVLDIFWMVHNFVRSHFTTREVPAVALGIIEKGLTWEDLLQIRLMS
- a CDS encoding IS4 family transposase, yielding MARQHPRRKGNPDLRRKTNQPGVEIPEITKELFELLEPTMFTPLKYLQGTHEKMMRDRVLNLPVMVALVLSIVYRQIAGISEAVRLLEEEGLLWVASLKVSKQAVSKRMMNVPAEIFAILLKVVLEKAAEKGKKLQVGEKWEKIREKFSAVWIADGSTLEQIRKNMKISKEEKSKLGGKIMMVVEAFTQRPVTLWYTENDKIWCEELAAKLPENGLILVDMGFFSFVWFDLLTEAKKFFLTRFRAGTSYKTKQVLSQGSHYRDEIIIMGNYRSNPCKHPVRLVSVLWGTIWYQYLTNVLSPEQLSAEEVCDLYRRRWTIEEAFLLTKRLLGLAYLWVGNKNGVQIQIICTLIFYTVLNQLVGEVAIALNQPKEKISVEMVFRSLYYVAKAIARGEKPDTVTYLAERAKLFGLVKAERKRHREKAALNQQIWEPIPLS
- a CDS encoding ISKra4 family transposase, translating into MTAKLINVEGSKIKIELTLELSRSMLDTEINIQKGLNEVGCIASKEALKYLDTDGSPLKIGEEIWKSKGEQPKEYQTPYGEVIVNRHVYQRSVGGKTYCPLEREARIIITSTPLLAKQVSSKMSGMAGKEAKNDLLENHGRKVALSYIQRLSEAVGSVVQAKEEAWSYAPPKEDSQIATVGIGLDGTCMLMCEDGYREAMVGTVSLYDSEGERQPTIYLGAAPEYGKKSFLERLEREIERAKNRYPEATLVGIADGAESNWKFLEKQTEEQILDFYHASGYLGALAEALHPNTVSKQKEWLTENCRELKHEKGKAGELLNLMKEVKEEKSHSKNLTEKLLAAITYYENHQHQMDYAEYIEKKYPIGSGVMEAACKTLVKQRLCCSGMRWKEKGAGIILSLRALVLTKERWSQFWAKLDQYGFPVEP
- a CDS encoding transposase, with translation MYVGDGIKVGKEGRKMPGVKRLHQESEDVSKPEWIRGHYFNALSILVGVGKACFALPLVLRLDDGIKSKATEKGEGKGKKKVKTSLVTKMADLCVTYAEAGSYVILDAYFACEPVLKSFRQNALHLITRVRCSTVAYAPFCSVPTLTGRGRPRIWGSSIKRVRPLVDKSCCNQGSTGNPY
- a CDS encoding IS630 family transposase, producing the protein MIKLEFTEEDKRLLSYGRFNHPHPRVQLKMEVLWLKSQGLSHQKIAQFAGVSVNTVTSYIRDYQEGGIEKLKEIKFNRPKSELTEHQGTIEAYFESNPPARINEAVKRIEELTGIKRSPTQVRKFLKSIGMRCLKVGTIPSKADVEAQDSYRKKELEPRLEEAKAGKRAVFFVDASHFVMGAFVNFIWCFKRIFIKSPSGRKRFNVLGALNAITHEVIMVTNSSYITGTQVCELLEKIAELGLLIPITLVLDNARYQKCRIVQELAESLGIELLYLPPYSPNLNLIERLWKFVKKKCLYAKYYEDFTQFSAAISGCLEDANVKYKEELDSLLTLRFQRFDKSQIMNV
- a CDS encoding IS4 family transposase, which translates into the protein MKISKEEKSKLGGKIMMVVEAFTQRPVTLWYTENDKSNDKIWCEELAAKLPENGLILVDMGFFSFVWFDLLTEAKKFFLTRFRAGTSYKTKQVLSQGSHYRDEIIIMGNYRSNPCKHPVRLVSVLWGTIWYQYLTNVLSPEQLSAEEVCDLYRRRWTIEEAFLLTKRLLGLAYLWVGNKNGVQIQIICTLIFYTVLNQLVGEVAIALNQPKEKISVEMVFRSLYYVAKAIARGEKPDTVTYLAERAILQTFII